AGGTATGGGTTAATCCAACCATGAGCTCTGTAGGTCCGTTGGCACATCTTAGGTGCTTTGTTCACTTGGATATGCTCGATGACCAGAGAATCTACATCTAAATCCTTCAGTTCAGCATTACTCTCTGCATTTTTAAGCATGTGTAGCAAAAATTCAGTACTCTTTTTGGGCCACCGACTTCGTGTCCAGCCCCACTGCTTGGCCTGGGCACACCTGCCAACTCCACCATTGTAACGTTGGAATGGTACGCACTGTTTCTGTAAAGTGACATCTTTCAGATACTTCGTGGCTTTTCGAATATGCATACCCTTGATGGCCTGGGCAGTTTTCTGAGTGTTCTTAAAGTGAACACGAAGATTGGAACCTCTTGATTTGCATGATTTCGTGGGGTTGTCCGGGTCAAGTGAATAGCGAACCATTTTCACAGATTACCTCAGGCCActtagggaaagaggaagagcccGAAGCCCTTTCTTTTAACTAGGTGCTAAACTGTGGGAAAGGATTAGCAACTATAACTCATATGTAAGCACatgaaaggaaatattaataaGAACCCCGTCTTCCCTGCAGCATGCCTTGCTTATGTGAATCAGGCAGTGAGCTTCTTGTCACTGTTATTTtcactgcaaaagaaaaaacaagactactgttttaaaaaaaaaaataaacaatacaaaagtATAAAGAGTAAAAACTTCATTGAAtgcatagaagcagagagtagaatggtggtttctaggggcagggaaggaggagagaagggagaggggtACATGCTGGTCAAAGGATACCAATTTTCAGTTAGGATGATAAGCTTTGAGGATCTATTATAtaatatggtgactatagttaataataatgtagacTTGAAAATTTCTCAGAGAATAGACtttaaatgttctcattacaaaaaaataagtatgtgaggtgatgaacATGTTACTTAGTTTTATTTCACAGTGTATACTACATATAGCAAAGCGTGTTGTTGTACATTGTAAATATATAAGATTTTagtttgtcaattataccttaatttaggagaaacagaaaagtaaaaactctctctcacacacacacacatatacacgcacacacagcaACCTGCCAATCTCAATTTTGCTCTTCCACAttctacacatatacatacatagagaGGCTTTCACAAATAGAATTACACTACATGTATTATTCTGAGATTTGCCTGTTTTTCACTAATCAGTGACCCTCTTTCCATTTATAGATCTATCTCATTCTTattaatgactgcatagtatgATGTGTCATATTTATCATCCTAATATTGAGGAACTCTTAGGTTTCCAATTCTGTTATCATAAGAAATGTTATAATGAGCACCATTATAcgtatacagtcatgcactgcacaaCATTTCAGTGAACAGACTACATATGCAATTATGAGTATAGTACTGTATGTTTACCATGCCTTTTccatgtttaaatacacaaatacttaccattgtgttagaAATGTCTACAATCCTCAGTACAGTAATACGCTGTAccagtttgtagcctaggagaaaTAGTCATATATACCACATATGGCCTAGATATGTGGCAGGCTATATATCTGGGTTTGTGTACATGTATTCTGTGATGTTTGCATGATGCCAAATCACCtagcaatgcatttctcagaatgtatctgcATCCTTAAGTGATGCGTGACTCTATCTTTGGGTTCACATGCAAAACATTTCTATGGAATTGTTTTTAGAAATGAATTACTGGGCCAGGTAGTTTGTACATTTTTAACTTTGATGggtactgcatgttctcacttatgaatgGAAGTTAAATGAGAACTTATGagcacaaagaaggaaaacacaGACACCGGAGTCTACCTGAGCGGGGAGAATTATTAAGTAACATgtaaaacaaacccccatgacaagtgtttacctatgtaacaaaccttcacatgtacccccaaacctaaaacaaagattaaaaagttaaataaataaataaataaataataaataaataagtactagTATTAGAAACTTTTTTTGATGGGTATCATATCAATCTACATTTCACCACCATGTACGCGTaaccttttctccacatcttcatggATACTAGACATGAGCAGGCTTTTAAATTTCTGCTAGTTTGATGGACAGAAAATGGTACCTTGctcttatttgcatttccctgagtgCTAGTGAGATTATGCATTTATGTTTACTGCCGAGTTTGATTTCATCTTCCAAGAATGAATTGCCTCTCCATATCCTTTGCTCAATtttctattgaaattttttttctttttattgttggatTTGTGGGATAACTTACATATTGTGGCTACTACTCCTTTGAATATTGTATGAATTGCAGATATGTTCTTCCAGcctctgttttgtattttaactttttagaaaTGGATCTTCatagaaaagatttttatttatatgtaaactTGTCAATTCTTTCATTTATGACTTGGCAGTTTTATGttttgcttagaaatgtcttccctAGTTATAgatcacacaaaaaaaaaattctcttgtattttattcatgatttttcTGGTGTTAAGCTGTTAGcacggttttttgtttgtttatttgttacaTTAAATCATTAATCCTTCTCTACTATTTTGTAAACAGTAAAGatgtaattgcatttttttccccaaatgggaAATCAATAGTACTACactgatttaaaaatgtgtttttatcatAACATCAGAAATATCATATCATTCTGATGTGTACACTGAACTTGTTGTAGACTTTGTATGCTGCTCCActgattgttttgtttgttcctgcATGAATACCCCTTTGCATTTTAGCGTATCTTCACTAGCACATCTTCATAATATTCTTCGCTCCTGGTAAGGCAAATCTCCAAACATGTTCTCTTCCTAAAATTTCTTAGCTATTTTAAGTAATAATGCCAAGGTGCCCATATATATCCTACATGCCCATTTAGTTTTGGAGCTTtgccaaattcattttttaaattgtgctgCTTCTGATGAGAACATCACTAATGCATATCatgccaaaaatgaaaaaagaaaaaaaaaaaaaagcacaccaCTCTTTTTGAAGCTACCTATAGTAGCAAATTCAAGCATTACACCATTATGGTAAAGTCATTTATATCCCTGATTGAGTAATCCAGAGAACTCCAGTCCTCTACATCTTTCCCCCTTTTCCCAATCATATGATAAGAGATAGATGTTTCCCAAATCTTGTTCCTTTGGAGAGGAAGAAAACTGATTAAAAATCCTGATTTTTCATACATGATAATATAACACACTGGCCATATAATTTGgagcattatttaaaaataatgatatataataGACATATTTAAGTAATTAGAGCCAGAGTAGTCCAGTGATTTAAATTATGGGCTTTAGAATCAGACAATTGAATTCAAATCCTAAATAGtggtaagttatttaacttctctagaGACTCGATTTCCTCATCTACCTAAGGTTTACATTTCTTACTTTATCATTTGTatggattaaaaatattatgtacaaATCATTTACATATTGCATCACTTAGGAGGTACCTAATAAATTGTGATTATTATTGCTAATAGGTTTTTCTGTTGTATATCTTGCATGCATATAGCAgttttttcaaagtgctttcataGATCTTTTCTCTTCATGTTCCTTTTACAGGTGAAATATGGGCAGAGGGACACTAAAAGGGAGGGCTGCTGGCAATCATTCATTGCTATTGAAGGAAGCGAGGGTGAGCTTGAGAAAACACTGTACACTGAGGAATCTCAAGGACTCAGCTTCCCTCTGCACCCCTAGTCAAgatctgagaggcagagcttcTTTGAGAGCATTTGAGTGCTAGAAATTTATGAGGTTTTTATAAGATTACCCACTTAAAATAGATCATATTTAATCCCATTTAGGATCTGGTTTAGATGAGCTTTTCTATATAACCATTGTGAATGAAAAGTACTATCAAAATTCTATCTTCCCCCTTACATTTGCACAAAATCAGCGGGAAATAAAGATGCATTTACATTTTGCatcatttatttgatcttcattTTAGTCCAATaagttatatattaaaaaatcttcAGTGTGTCTAACTCGCTTACCTGCTAAATTAGCCAATTGCTTGCGATAGGCAACCTTTTTGTAGGTGCCACTTAGGAGTAAGCTTAAACGGCCAACTGATGCTTTCAGTTCAAGCAGTGaacaattgtatttttttctacattgtaaaaaaaattcatttcctaTCTATTTGCTCAGAATGACTTGCCTAGATATTTTGTTTGTACCTCTAAAGCATTCATCAATGTGCTCTGGTATATATGCAAGTTAGCATAGAATAACAAaggcaataaaaaaaataaaccttgatTTGCTCATAATTAGGTTATTCTGGGACCAAGTCAGAGAATATGTCTTTTGGGGAGTGAGGTGCAAAAAACATGCTATGTGCCTTAATTATTGTGTATTTAAAAGTAGAGTATTACTTTCTGGGACTTAATGTCCAGTATAGATCCTTGTCTTTTGAGTCATAAGATTATATGAAAACTGACATCAGATGGAAAAGGCAGaccaaataatacatattttagaagtttgcaatatagtattggaattgcatttgaatctatagatcatCTGCGATCATTTGTTTTGTGGATGacaatgtaataaaaatacaatttaaggcCAATTCTTAAGTGGACAAAGCAATAAccatatttcaataaaaaatggacactttttaaaaaattaataaaaaggtCACTTGGTACATGCATGAACAtcatgaacatatatttttatattttgcatttgcaAATAATGAAAGCTCACATGGGTTGTAATAATTGTTACTGGCTTATAATATTGGGCAAAGCACAAATACAAAATGTACTTGAAGCTCAGCTTTAAGTAGATTATGAACATTTAATATAGAATGTTATCATAATATTCAGA
Above is a window of Macaca thibetana thibetana isolate TM-01 chromosome 2, ASM2454274v1, whole genome shotgun sequence DNA encoding:
- the LOC126948392 gene encoding 60S ribosomal protein L17-like, with translation MVRYSLDPDNPTKSCKSRGSNLRVHFKNTQKTAQAIKGMHIRKATKYLKDVTLQKQCVPFQRYNGGVGRCAQAKQWGWTRSRWPKKSTEFLLHMLKNAESNAELKDLDVDSLVIEHIQVNKAPKMCQRTYRAHGWINPYLSSPCHIEMILTAKEEIVPKPEEEVAQKKKVSQKKLKKQKPMAQE